ATGGGGTCAGGCAAGATCATCTACACCCACTTGCCGCGTATTTCAGTAGCCATAGATGACGGATCCTTATTCAAAAATGAAGTCCTAAAGAAAGCTGTCTCTCATATAGAGAACCAGCCTGAAGACAAAAAAACGAACTTGCATTTTATGGGACTTTTTTCATCAGGCTCGGTGCACGCTCATGCTTCCCATTTATACGCGCTCCTGGATTACGCTAAGCAAAAAAATATAAAACGAGTTTTCTTGCACCTTTTCTCTGACGGAAGAGACGCCTCACTAAAAGAAGGTTCCTCATTTTTTAAAGAGCTTGAATACCATATAGAGAAACAATATCCTTTTGCTAAAATTGCCTCTGTAATAGGGAGAAAATATTCAATGGACCGCGATGGAGACTGGGAGAAGACAGAATTGGCTTATAATTTATTTGTGGAAGGGAGAGGAGATAAGTTTAAATCGGCATCTTCATACATCAATGAAAATTATGAAAAAGGAATAACCGATGAATCTATAGGACCCGCCTGCCTGGAGACTGAAGATGAATCGTCATGTGAGTATAGCAGAATTAAAGACAATGACGCAGTCATATTTTTTAACTTCAGAGAAGACAGCGTCAGGCAACTCACTGAAGCTTTTACAATCAAAAGCTTTGACAAATTCGCCAGAAAAGATCTTAGTAATCTTTTTTTTGCAACAATGACGGAATATAATAAAAATTTTAATTTACCAGTCATTTTCCCGCCGATAGAAAATAAGTATCCATTGGCAAGAGCGATATCAGATGCAGGATTAAGCCAAATTCATATTGCTGAAACGGAAAAATACGCCCATGTAACCTATTTTTTCAATGGCGGAAAGGAAGAGCCTTTTCCAATGGAAAATAGAATACTTATAAATTCCCCCGAAACAACGAGTTT
The genomic region above belongs to Patescibacteria group bacterium and contains:
- the gpmI gene encoding 2,3-bisphosphoglycerate-independent phosphoglycerate mutase; this encodes MEMPIPDQNKRYKPVVLIVMDGFGVGSNIIESPWELALHPFFIEVERDYPFAVLQASGTAVGLPWNEPGNSEVGHLTMGSGKIIYTHLPRISVAIDDGSLFKNEVLKKAVSHIENQPEDKKTNLHFMGLFSSGSVHAHASHLYALLDYAKQKNIKRVFLHLFSDGRDASLKEGSSFFKELEYHIEKQYPFAKIASVIGRKYSMDRDGDWEKTELAYNLFVEGRGDKFKSASSYINENYEKGITDESIGPACLETEDESSCEYSRIKDNDAVIFFNFREDSVRQLTEAFTIKSFDKFARKDLSNLFFATMTEYNKNFNLPVIFPPIENKYPLARAISDAGLSQIHIAETEKYAHVTYFFNGGKEEPFPMENRILINSPETTSFELKPEMSADKVADTIIENITKYDFILANFANADMVGHTGNFEATIKAMETLDREVGRVAKAIEDIGGVIIITGDHGNAEEKIYKLTGEKRTKHTTNSVPFYLIGKDFKKNNPLSQEEIKEKYKRTDGILIDVAPTILNLLSIEKPSEMTGNSLLKKLSSTV